GCCGTGCTGCGGTTGATGATCGACAGTTACCGCGCGCCGGAACGCGACGGCTGGTGTCTTGCGCTCGACCGGGCGCAGGCGCGCTGGGGCGAGACGCGGGGGGCGATCGTCTTTGCCGATCTGGCGCAGGTTCTGTCGCGGCTGCGTGTGACGCGGCATTCGCCTTTCGGCTTTGGGCGGGTGGACGGATCGCAGCCCCGTCCGACCCGGCACGAGGCGCTGTTTTTGCAGGTGGCGCGGCTGAGCCACGCCGGGCACGCGACGCAGGCCGAGGCGGTGGCCACGCTGCTGTGCGAGGGCAACGAGGTCACCGCTTACCTCAATGCGGTGCGCCGTCTGGTGGCCCATTTCGACTGAGCGGCAAAGCGGAACGCGGGGCCGGAATGCAGAAAGGGCAGCGCCCTGCGCTGCCCTTTTGACGTGGTCCCGATCAAAGCTGGCTGGGGTGCTTTGTGGCTTGCCGTGGTGGCTGGCGGAAAGCGGACCTGGCTTGCGAAGTCGGATCAGGCGTTTTCTTCTTCGAAGTGCCCGCACCAGTCGGATTCCTTCACCACCGGCCACAGGCCGCGGGCGTCGGGGGCAATCTGGGTGACGGGCGGGTTGAAGCGGCACAGACCGGCATCGGCCAGTTCTTTTTCACCGTTCGCGACATGATCTTCGAAGAAAGCGCATTTGGCGCAAGTGGCAGACATGACATGTCTCCTCTGTTCAAACCGGGCGTCGCCCAACCGCGGCGCCTAGGTTTTTGATAGACCCGGCGATCGCGAAAATCAAGTGAACATTAAATGAAATCAAATACTTGATCGTTTTCATGCGGATTGGCCGGGCAAGGGTTTTGCTTGGGTTTCCGTCCCGGTGACGCCGTGCCGCAACCTCCTGATCGAACCGTCGCTTTTCTTCGCTCTCGAATTCCGATAGAAACACTCGACAGTTTACAGGGGCGGTTTGCCCCCCGATCGGCAGGCCCCAACGGCGGTTTCGTCCCCGCAAGGCCCCCTGCGATCCCGCGCGGTGCGCCTCCCCGGCGCGCAAGGAGAATCGCACATGTGCAATGACGAGGGACGGCCGAAACTTGCGCTTGGAAGCGGTGTCGGCAGCGATTTCGGCGGGCAGGGCCCGGACGCGGCGCAAGTCCCCGACATCGCGCCGCCGTTGCACGACGCGCGGGCGCTGACCGAGGGGGGAAGCCTTGTGCGGATCGTGCTGGACGGCGTCACCTATACCCTGCGCATCACCCGCAATGGCAAGCTGATCCTGACGAAGTGATCCGGCCCCCGGGGGGACTATCGGCCTTTTGCGGGTGGCCGGGACCGGCTCAGCCGCTCTTGCGCGGCAACGCCCGGACCAGAACCGCCGCGGCCGCAAGGCCGATCGCCCAGACCAGCGGGCTGGCTCCCGACGCGGGGCTTGCGGCAGGGCGGGGCGCCGCCCCCGATCCGGCCCCCGATCCGGCCCGTGCCAGACAGGCCCGGAACGCGGGCAGGTGATTGAGCGCCGAGGCCGCACGCAGCCGGGCAAAGATCAGCAGCGCGGCCGGATCCTTGACCGTCCGGCTCAAACGGTCATACATCGCGGCATTGGCGATTTCGGCGGCGACTCCGCCTTCACAGGCCGCGATCAGGCTTTCGGGGGCCGCAATCCGACCGGCGAACCGATCTGGCGGCACCGCAAAGCCGTGCTGGCGCAACAGACCCGCCAGCGCCGCCACATGCCGTCCCTCGGCCTGCACGATAGTGGCAAAGGGCTGCACCGGGCCGAACCGCGCCAGAACCGCCGCATAGCTGGCCCGCGCCCTGTATTCATCCTCGATCGCCTCGATCAGCGCCGCCTGCAGCCCGCTTGCCCGTGTCATCGCCTGTCTCCGACCGTTGCCACGCCCGCAGGATACAGATCTGCTCCGCATTGGCCGATTGTTTTTGTCGGATTGCGCAACATGTCGCAGCCGCCCGCGGCGCACAAGTTTTGTTTCGCAAATCACAACCCGGCGCGGTTGAGCGGGGGGAGGCATAATCCTAATAAAAACACTCGGAATAATCGGAGGCGGATCGTGGCAGCGACAGGAACGGACGAGGCGGGGGTGAAGCTCTGGCCGGTGGCGGGGCGGCTGATCGGGTTGATGCGGCGCCGCCGCGGCTTGCTGGCGCTTTCGGTGGTCAGCGGCACGCTGGCGGCGCTGTTCTCGCTCAGCCCCTATCTGGCGACGGCGGCGGTGCTGATGGCGTTTTTCGCGCCGCAGGTCGATTGGGGTTTCGTGGCGCTGGCGGGGCTGGCCGGGCTTGCGGGGGTGGTGGCGGAAAAGGCGCTCTTTGGCCTCTCCACCTATCTGTCGCATCGCATCGCCTTTGCGACGCAGCGCGAATTGCGCTTCGAGCTCGCGCAGAAGCTGGCCCGGGTGCCTTTGGGCTTCACCGACGCGCGTTCCAAGGGCGAGATCCGCAATACGCTGGTGGACGAGATCGAGGTGCTCGAAGACGGCATGGCGCATCTGGTGCCCGAGGTCAGCGCGGCGGTGATCGCGCCCTTGCTGACGCTGGGGCTGATGCTGGCGATCGACTGGCGGCTTTCGCTGCTGATGATCGCGCCGATGCTGGTCGGGCTGTGGATGATGGGCCGGATGATGAAGGATGCCGAGGGGCCGACGCGCGATTATCTGGAGATCCAGTCGCGCATGGCCACGGTGGCGGCGGAAATGGCCGATGGCATCGCCACCGTGCGCGCCTTCAACCAGGATGCGCAGGCCAGCCGCCGCGCCGGGGCGGTCTTTGCCGAGATGCGGCAGATGTCGGATGCCTGGCTTGATCGCGCGATCATTCCGGGCACGGCGGCGCAGGTGCTCTTGACCAGCCATCTGATGTTGCTCGGCTCGGTCGGGCTGGTGATGGCGGCGGCGGGATGGGTCGATCTGGCGGTCTTCGCCGCCTTTCTGGCCGTGGCCTACGGCTTTGGCGATCTGTTCGCGGCGATCCAGGGCATCAGCCACCGGCTGTTTCGCCAGCATGAGCTGCTGGAACGGCTTGACGCCCTGCGCAACGTCGCCGAACTGCCCCCCGCCACCGGCACCCCGATGATCGCCAAGGCCGCGATCCGCTTCGATCACGTCAGCTTTTCCTATGGCCCGCGCGAGGTGATTTCCGACATCAGCTTCGATCTGCCCGCCGGGCGCTGTCTGGCGCTGGTGGGGCCCTCGGGGTCCGGCAAATCCACCGTCGCGCGGCTGATCGGCCGGTTTCAGGACCCCGCCGCGGGCACCATCCGCATCGGCGGGCAGGATCTGTGCGCGATCGACCCCGAGGCGCTGCACCGCCATCTGGCCTATGTGTTTCAGGATGTCTTCCTGTTCAGCGGCACCGTGGCCGAGAATATCGCGCTGGGCCGGGTTGGCGCGACGCAGGCCGAGATCGAGGCGGCGGCCCGGGTGGCGCGGGCGCATGATTTCATCACCGCCCTGCCGCAGGGCTATGACACGGTTCTGGGCGAACGCGGCTTCGGCCTTTCGGGCGGCGAGCGGCAGCGGATCTCGATTGCGCGGGCGATCCTGAAGGATGCGCCGATCCTGATCCTTGACGAGGCGACGGCCTTTGCCGATCCCGAAAACGAGGCGCTGATCCAAGATGCGGTGGCCGATCTGGCGCGCGGGCGCACCGTCGTTGTCATCGCGCATCGGCTGCACACCATCGTTCATGTCGACGAGATCCTGGTGCTTGAAACCGGCCGGATCGTCGAGCGCGGCAGCCATGCGGCGCTGCTGGCGGCGGGCGGGCTGTTCGCCCGGATGTGGCAGGCGCAAGAGGCGACGCGCAGCTTCCGCCATGCCACAGGCGCCCCCCCCATCCCCGCAAATCCGGCCCTGGAGGCGGCACAATGAAACTGATGCGGTTCATCTGGTCCTATCTGCCGCCGATGCGCGGGCAATATCTGGTCTCGATCCTGCTCGCCGGGCTCGAGGGGCTTCTGGCCGCGGTGCCGCCCCTGGCGGTGGGGTTGGGGCTGATGCGTCTGGCCGAGGGTCCGGCGAGTGTGGCCGAGATCGCCCCCCATGCCGCGGCCTGTCTGCTGGCGGTGCTGCTGCGCATCCGGGTGATCCAGCGCGCCTGGAAGCTGGGCTATGGCGCGGGCAACCATGCCGCCGAGGCGGTGCGCAACCGCATCGTCACCCATATGCGCCGCGTGCCTTTGGGCGCTTTGGCGGGGCGCTGGGCCCCGGCGCAGCTGGCCACGCTGATCGCCGAGGATGGCCGCTGGCTGAACGAGACCTCGACCTTTTATCTCAACCGTTTCCTCAATGCGCTTATTGCGACGGCGCTGCTGCTGGCGGCGGCGCTCTGGTTTGCGCCCGCGGCGGGGCTTGCCATCGTGCTGGCGCTGGGCGGGGGCGTCGCGGCGCTGTTCGTCGCCGGGCCGATCCTGACCCGCTTCCTGCGCGCCCGCAACGAGATGATCGGCGAGGCGACCTTGCGGATCGGCGAATATGCCGATGGCATTGCGGTCTTTCGCGCCTTTGGCCGCACCGGCACGGCGCAGGCGCAATTCCGCGCCGCCGTCGAGGCGCTGCATGACACGACGCTGGCGATGGCGCCGAAACTGGTGCCGCTGCAACAGGCCGGGGCGGCGATGATCGCCTTTGCCGCGCCGCTGGCCATCCTGTTCGTCGCGGCCTCGGCGCGGACGGGGCAGGCGCCCGACCCGGCTGCGGTGATCCCGGCGCTGTTCCTGACGCTTGCGGCGGCGACCACCTTTTACACCGGCGTGCTCAAGATCGTGCTGCCGCTGGAGCTGGGCGAGCGGGCGCGGGTCAATATCGGCGCCTTTCTGGCGGTGCCCGAACTGGGCGGCACGCGGCATGATTTCCGCCCCGATCTCGACATCGACTTTCAGGCGGTGCGGTTCCGCCATGCCCCCGACAAGCCCGATGCCGTGCGCGACATTTCCTTTGCCGCGCGGCAGGGCCGGGTCACCGCCATCGTCGGGCCAAGCGGCGCGGGGAAATCGACGCTGGTCGCGCTGCTCTTGCGGTTTCACGACCTGAGCGGCGGGCAGATCCGGCTGGGCGGGGTCGATCTGTCCGAGGCCGATCCGGCGGCGGTGCAGGCGCTGGTTTCGCTCGTGTCGCAAGACGTGCATCTGTTTCGCGACACGTTGCGGGCCAATCTGCTGCTGGGCGATCCGGGGGCCGATCCCGACCGGCTGGCCCGGGTGATCGAGGCGGCGCAGCTGCGCGATCTGGTGGCGGCGCTGCCGGCGGGGCTTGACACCGTGCTGGGCGACACCGGGCGGACGCTTTCGGGCGGCGAGCGGCAGCGGGTGGCGATTGCGCGGGCGCTTCTGAAGGACGCGCCGGTGATCGTGCTGGACGAGGCGACCTCGGCGATGGACCCGCTGAGCGAGGCGGCGATTCAGCGCGCGATTGCGGCGCTGGAAACCGACCGCACGGTGATCGTCATCGCGCATCGGCTGCGCACGGTGACCGAGGCCGACGAGATCATCGTGATGGAGGGCGGCCGGATCGTGGCGCGCGGGCGGCACGAGGCGCTGCTGGCGGCGGGCGGGCTTTATGGCAGGCTTTGGGCGGCGCAGGAGAAAGCCGCGGGATGGCGGCTCAGATGAGCGCCGCGATGCCGGACGAAAACGCGGGGCACTGGCGCATCCTGACGGGGGTCTTTGCCTTCATGCTGGCCTCCTCGGTGCCGATGTCGTTTTTCTACTATGTCTTTCCGCCGATGCTGCGCGCTTCGGGCCATTCGGCGGAGCTCGTCAGCGCGCTGGCGCTGGTCTATCTGCCCTATGTGCTGCGCGGGGTCTGGGCCTTTGCGATTGCCCGGGCGTTGGGCGGGCGGGCGCAGGCCTGGCGCCGTGCGACGCTGGCCCTGTCGGTTCTGGCGGCGGCGGGGGTGCTGGCGTTGCTGCCGCTTGATCCGGCACGCCAGCCCGGCCCGATCATGGCGGTGGCGGCGGTCCTGTTTCTGGTGCTGGCCAGCGGCATGACCACGCTTGACGGCTATGTTCTGGCAACCCTTGGCGAAAAGGGCCGCGCGGCGGTGCCCGGCTGGGGCGCGTCGGGCATGGCGCTCGGGGGCATTCTGGTGGGGGTCGCCTCCTGGCTGGGCTGGATCGGCGGCGATTGGCGCCAGGCGGTCTGGCTTTTGGCGGCGATGACGCTTGCGCCCGCACTGGCGGTGGCGATCCTGCCGCCTCAGGCCCCGGCAGAGCGCGCCGATCCCGCCACGCCGCCGCGGCCGCGGCTGCCGCTGCGCAGCCTGTGGCGCGCGGTCTGGCAGGACCCGGCCCTGCCGCGGCTTGTCCTCGTGTCGCTTCTGGCCCATGGCGCCATCGGGCTCGTCTCGGGCTATCTGCCGGTCCTGCAGGTCGATGCGGGTCTGCAGATCGGCGAGATCGGCCTGTTCAGCGCGGTGGCGGCGAACGGGCTTGGCCTGGCGGGCGCTGTGATCGGCGGCGCCATCGTCGCGCGGATCGGCGGCTGGAAAAGCCTGTCGCTGGTCACGATGCTGCTGGCGCTGTGCCTTGGCGTCGCGGCGGCGCTGCACGGGCTGATCTGGGGCCGCGGCTTTGCCGTCGCGCTGACCGCGGTGACGATGCTGGCGGGCTACATCTATTACGTGCCCTATCGCGCGCTCTGCCTGCAATCGAGCCGCGGCGATCATGCGGTGACGCAGGCGGCCTGGCTGTCCTCTTGCGACATGGTGGTCAGCATCCTGGCGATGTCGGTTGCGGGCACGCTGGCCGCGCGGCTCGGCCTCGTGCCCTTCCTTGTCCTTTGCACCCTTGCGGCCTCTGGCGCCGCCCTTGTGGCGCTGCGCCAGGCCCTGCCGGCCCGGGCCGCGCTGGCCCCGAATTGACAGATTGGAGCGTTCCATGACCTTGCCCGCCCGTTCCTTTGCCCCGCCGTTGGCCCGGAGCACCGCCATCGCCGCCGCGCTGATCTGCCTGCAGGGCGCCGCCCCGGCGCTTGCGCAAGAGCTTGTCGAGCTGGACGAGATCGTCGTCACCGGCTCCAAACGCGGCGAGAAGCTGCGCGATGTTCCCGGCTCGGTCGCCGTCGTCGATGCGCAGAAACTGGCCGAGGAGGGGGTGACCGACGGCGCCACGGCGCTGCGCGAGATCCCCGGGGCGGTGATGTATTCCTATGGCGACCGCAGCAATGCCTTTGTCACGCTGCGCGGGGTCGGCCCGCTTCTGATGCCGCTCAGCCCCGACGACAGTTCGGTGCTGACCTTCGTCGATGGCGCGCCCTTGATGCTGGAACAATCGGCCTCGAGCTATCTGGACCTTGAACAGGTCGAGGTGCTGAAGGGGCCGCAGAACACGCTGTTCGGGCGGTCCACCTCGGGCGGGGCGATCAACCTTGTTCCGGCGCTGCCGACCGATGTTTTCGAAGGGTCGCTGCGCAGCGACTTCGGCAGCGACGGGCTTTACCGTGCCGAGACCGTGCTGAACCTGCCGATCAGGCCCGGGGTGCTCTCGACCCGCTTCGCTTTGCGGCAATCGGGGGTGAACGGCTATGCGGCGAATGATGCGGGCCCGGATCTGGGCGGCAATCAGGTGCTGGCGGGCCGGGCCTCGGTGCTTTATACGCCCGGCGATGCGACGCGGCTTCTGGTCACGCTGGCGGGGGAAAACGCCGATACCACCCCGGTTTACTACACCACCCAGATCGGCGAGGCCGATCCGCTGCCCGCGCGGCAAAGCTTTGCCAGCGACAATTCGCAGTCGCGTCAACTGATGGCGAAATTCGAACAGGATTTCGAGCGCTTCACCTTCACCGCCCAGACCTCGTTCAACGACTACAGCGTGGAGAACAATTATCAGGGCGATCAGCTGCTCTTTTCCACCGTCACCGGGCTACCGATTTCCGATTTTTCCGACACCGCCGACAATTACATGTTCTGGACCAAGGATCAGAGCCGCCTGACGCAGGAATTCCGGCTCTCTTCGCTGGAAGGGGCCGCAATCGGCTGGGTGGCGGGCGCCGTCGCCTATCGCGACGAGAACCGCAACACCAACAGCAGCAATGTCACCGCCTTTGGCGCGACGCAGGCGGGGTTCAAGAGCTATGACCAGGTCACCGATGGCGTGGCGGTCTTTGGCGACATCAGCCTGCCGCTGAGCGAACGGCTGACGGCCTCGGCCGGGCTGCGGCTGACCCATGAGGACAAGGATTTCAGCGCCGATTTCGACTCTCTCGGCTATGACCTGCTCTATCCGGGGATGCTGGCGCGCTATTCCGAAAGCGGTCGGCTGAGCGACGATTTCTGGACCGGCAAGGCGGCGTTGTCTTACGAATGGTCGCCCGATCTGACCACCTATGCCTCCATCGCGCGCGGCTACAAATCCGGCGGCTACGGGTTTTACAACACCTTCATGGGCTTCGGCGTGCCGCGCGGCACCTATGCGCCCTCCGAAACGATCAGCTACGAGATCGGCGGCCGGGCCAGCCTGTTCGAGGGTCGGCTCGATCTTTCGGGGGCGGTCTTCTTCAACGACCTGAACGACGAGCAGATCATGCTGTACGATTCCGCCACCCTGGCCTCGGCCAATGCCAATCTGGATGCGCGCTCGCAGGGGGTCGAGCTCGATGCCACCTGGCGGCCGGATGATCATTGGCAGCTGGGCACGGGCCTGGCCTATACCAGGACCGAGATCACCGATGTGCCCGCCGCCGCCTCGGTGGTGAATGCCGGGCTCGAGGCGGGGGACCGGCTGCCCAACACGCCCGAATGGGCGGGCAGGCTTGATCTGGGCTATCGCGCGACGGCGGGCGAGATCGGCTGGAAGGCGGCCGCTCCGGACACCGAGGTCTATGGCAAGATCGGCTATTCCTGGATGGGCGCGCGCTATTTCGACGCCGCCAATCTGGGCAAGCTGGCGCCGGTCAATCTGGTGTCGGCCCGGCTCGGGATGCGCTGGGGCAATGGCGAGATCTATCTCTTCGGCGAAAACCTGCTCGACGAGCGCTATCTGACCGTGCGCCAGCCCTATGGCGTGGCCGCGGGCACGACGACGCCGGTTTACGGCGTGTCCTATGACCGGGGCCGGGTGATCGGCGTCGGGATGACGGTGACATTCTGAAGGGGGATCCCATGACACAGGTTGCAAGGATCGGGACGGGGGCGCGGATCGCGCCGCGGCTGGGTGGCGTGCCCGAGACGCTGCTCTGGCCACTGCGCTCGCGCGCGGGGATGACGGTGCTTGACCGCGGGTTCTTCGACGATCCGATGGCGGTCGATCTGCTGAACCGGATCGATTATGATTTCGACCGCTTCGGCCCGGTCAGTCACTGGCATGCGGTGCGGTCGAAATATTCGGACGGGCTGATCCGGCGCTATCTGGCCCGCCATCCCGAGGCGCAGGTGCTGGCGCTGGGCGAGGGGCTGGAGACGCAGTTCTGGCGGCTCGACAACGGGCGGCTGCGCTGGCTTTGCGTCGATCTGCCCGAAAGCATCGCGCTGCGCCGCCAGCTTCTGCCCGACCATCCGCGGTTGACGGAGCTGCCGCTTTCCGCGCTTGACCCCGCAGTGTTCGAGGCGGTCGATCCCGAACGGGGGTTTTTCGTCACCGCGGCGGGGCTGGTGATGT
This DNA window, taken from Rhodobacter capsulatus SB 1003, encodes the following:
- a CDS encoding hemin uptake protein HemP, which encodes MAPPLHDARALTEGGSLVRIVLDGVTYTLRITRNGKLILTK
- a CDS encoding ferritin-like domain-containing protein, which encodes MTRASGLQAALIEAIEDEYRARASYAAVLARFGPVQPFATIVQAEGRHVAALAGLLRQHGFAVPPDRFAGRIAAPESLIAACEGGVAAEIANAAMYDRLSRTVKDPAALLIFARLRAASALNHLPAFRACLARAGSGAGSGAAPRPAASPASGASPLVWAIGLAAAAVLVRALPRKSG
- a CDS encoding ABC transporter ATP-binding protein, producing the protein MAATGTDEAGVKLWPVAGRLIGLMRRRRGLLALSVVSGTLAALFSLSPYLATAAVLMAFFAPQVDWGFVALAGLAGLAGVVAEKALFGLSTYLSHRIAFATQRELRFELAQKLARVPLGFTDARSKGEIRNTLVDEIEVLEDGMAHLVPEVSAAVIAPLLTLGLMLAIDWRLSLLMIAPMLVGLWMMGRMMKDAEGPTRDYLEIQSRMATVAAEMADGIATVRAFNQDAQASRRAGAVFAEMRQMSDAWLDRAIIPGTAAQVLLTSHLMLLGSVGLVMAAAGWVDLAVFAAFLAVAYGFGDLFAAIQGISHRLFRQHELLERLDALRNVAELPPATGTPMIAKAAIRFDHVSFSYGPREVISDISFDLPAGRCLALVGPSGSGKSTVARLIGRFQDPAAGTIRIGGQDLCAIDPEALHRHLAYVFQDVFLFSGTVAENIALGRVGATQAEIEAAARVARAHDFITALPQGYDTVLGERGFGLSGGERQRISIARAILKDAPILILDEATAFADPENEALIQDAVADLARGRTVVVIAHRLHTIVHVDEILVLETGRIVERGSHAALLAAGGLFARMWQAQEATRSFRHATGAPPIPANPALEAAQ
- a CDS encoding ABC transporter ATP-binding protein, with product MKLMRFIWSYLPPMRGQYLVSILLAGLEGLLAAVPPLAVGLGLMRLAEGPASVAEIAPHAAACLLAVLLRIRVIQRAWKLGYGAGNHAAEAVRNRIVTHMRRVPLGALAGRWAPAQLATLIAEDGRWLNETSTFYLNRFLNALIATALLLAAALWFAPAAGLAIVLALGGGVAALFVAGPILTRFLRARNEMIGEATLRIGEYADGIAVFRAFGRTGTAQAQFRAAVEALHDTTLAMAPKLVPLQQAGAAMIAFAAPLAILFVAASARTGQAPDPAAVIPALFLTLAAATTFYTGVLKIVLPLELGERARVNIGAFLAVPELGGTRHDFRPDLDIDFQAVRFRHAPDKPDAVRDISFAARQGRVTAIVGPSGAGKSTLVALLLRFHDLSGGQIRLGGVDLSEADPAAVQALVSLVSQDVHLFRDTLRANLLLGDPGADPDRLARVIEAAQLRDLVAALPAGLDTVLGDTGRTLSGGERQRVAIARALLKDAPVIVLDEATSAMDPLSEAAIQRAIAALETDRTVIVIAHRLRTVTEADEIIVMEGGRIVARGRHEALLAAGGLYGRLWAAQEKAAGWRLR
- a CDS encoding MFS transporter encodes the protein MSAAMPDENAGHWRILTGVFAFMLASSVPMSFFYYVFPPMLRASGHSAELVSALALVYLPYVLRGVWAFAIARALGGRAQAWRRATLALSVLAAAGVLALLPLDPARQPGPIMAVAAVLFLVLASGMTTLDGYVLATLGEKGRAAVPGWGASGMALGGILVGVASWLGWIGGDWRQAVWLLAAMTLAPALAVAILPPQAPAERADPATPPRPRLPLRSLWRAVWQDPALPRLVLVSLLAHGAIGLVSGYLPVLQVDAGLQIGEIGLFSAVAANGLGLAGAVIGGAIVARIGGWKSLSLVTMLLALCLGVAAALHGLIWGRGFAVALTAVTMLAGYIYYVPYRALCLQSSRGDHAVTQAAWLSSCDMVVSILAMSVAGTLAARLGLVPFLVLCTLAASGAALVALRQALPARAALAPN
- a CDS encoding TonB-dependent receptor, with product MTLPARSFAPPLARSTAIAAALICLQGAAPALAQELVELDEIVVTGSKRGEKLRDVPGSVAVVDAQKLAEEGVTDGATALREIPGAVMYSYGDRSNAFVTLRGVGPLLMPLSPDDSSVLTFVDGAPLMLEQSASSYLDLEQVEVLKGPQNTLFGRSTSGGAINLVPALPTDVFEGSLRSDFGSDGLYRAETVLNLPIRPGVLSTRFALRQSGVNGYAANDAGPDLGGNQVLAGRASVLYTPGDATRLLVTLAGENADTTPVYYTTQIGEADPLPARQSFASDNSQSRQLMAKFEQDFERFTFTAQTSFNDYSVENNYQGDQLLFSTVTGLPISDFSDTADNYMFWTKDQSRLTQEFRLSSLEGAAIGWVAGAVAYRDENRNTNSSNVTAFGATQAGFKSYDQVTDGVAVFGDISLPLSERLTASAGLRLTHEDKDFSADFDSLGYDLLYPGMLARYSESGRLSDDFWTGKAALSYEWSPDLTTYASIARGYKSGGYGFYNTFMGFGVPRGTYAPSETISYEIGGRASLFEGRLDLSGAVFFNDLNDEQIMLYDSATLASANANLDARSQGVELDATWRPDDHWQLGTGLAYTRTEITDVPAAASVVNAGLEAGDRLPNTPEWAGRLDLGYRATAGEIGWKAAAPDTEVYGKIGYSWMGARYFDAANLGKLAPVNLVSARLGMRWGNGEIYLFGENLLDERYLTVRQPYGVAAGTTTPVYGVSYDRGRVIGVGMTVTF
- a CDS encoding class I SAM-dependent methyltransferase → MTQVARIGTGARIAPRLGGVPETLLWPLRSRAGMTVLDRGFFDDPMAVDLLNRIDYDFDRFGPVSHWHAVRSKYSDGLIRRYLARHPEAQVLALGEGLETQFWRLDNGRLRWLCVDLPESIALRRQLLPDHPRLTELPLSALDPAVFEAVDPERGFFVTAAGLVMYFTAEETLALLRRIGAHRGPSPAEIFFDTIPHWFSRRTLRGMVVDKDYTAPQMPFALARRDVPAFLRQVPGLSLVTAIGYGEAFPERSRLIATLGRLPVVRDMAPLLLHARFG